The stretch of DNA ATTCGGGTCAGTCGGCCCGGCCCGTACGGAATTCCgaaaaactttaaaaaaaaaaaaaaaaaaattcggttcAGGTTTTTCGATTAaggttaaattttcattaattcaaataatgataaggttatatgtatttttaaaattgattaattgaaataaaatatcgCCAAAGTGACCTCTTTTatggaaattaattttattttgaaatacaaAAAGATTTTGGGTATATGTGATTTATATGAATATTGATCGGCCCAAAGGaaggttaatatttaatataatcacATATGCAATTGTGGTGGTAAACATGTGATAGTTGTTCGGTTTTTCATGTGAATAAtaaatcggcccaaaggaagGTTGTTATTTGACATGATAGTTACTATCAGTGTTTGACTGCTGCGCCAGGATATCATTTACAAGTTAATATTTTGTCCAAAGATGAAACATTAATGGAGTGCTCGATATTCTGTTTATGGGGGTTtacattatttgaatttattgattattttatttggatatttggttgagcatgtatgttttgtttttgttctcTGTTCAGATTTGACTCCTGCAAATATTCATTCCAACATAAATTCTATTCCTATGTTAAATGGCTCGAATTTTAAATCATGGCAAGAGAATTTGTTGATAGTTCTCGGAGTCATGGATTTAGACCTTGCGATAAGGATTGACTCTCCTCCCGCCATTACGGATAAGAGTACCTCTGATGAAAAGAGGGAGTTTGAAAGGTGGGAAAGATCAAATCGCATGTGTATGATGATCATGAAGAAGGCCATTCCGGAAACATTCAGGGGCACAATGTCTAGCGACATTGCTACAGCTAAGGCTTTCCTTCAAGACCTCGAAAAGAGGTTTGCTAAAAGTGAAAAGTCTGAAATTGGTACACTTTTGGCAAGCCTCATTTCAATGAGCTACAGGGGTAAGGGCAACATCAGGGAGTACATTATGGAAATGTCTCATCTTGCTTCAAGGTTGAAAGCACTGAAGCTTGACCTCTCTGAGGACTTGCTGGTGCATCTGTTTTTAATATCTCTTCCTACTCAATTTAACCAGTTCAAGGTGAGCTATAACTGTCAGAAAGAGACTTGGTCTCTGAATGAGCTCATCTCGCACTGTGTCCAGGAAGAGGAAAGGTTGAAGCAAGACAAGACAGAAAGTGCTCATTATGCCTCTACCTCGAAGGATAAAGGAAAGAAAAGGAAGGATAAGGTTGCTGCGGATACACAGCCTTCGAAGAAACAACGGAAGAATCCTAGTGATTCTCAAAGTTCTGGTTGTTTTTTCTGTGGCAGTGATGGGCATATGAAGAAGCAATGCAGTAATTATCACGCTTGGCGTGCTAAGAAAGGTATGCTTCTGAATATGGTTTGTTCTGAGGTTAATTTAACTTCAGTGCCTAGACACACGTGGTGGATAGATTCTGGTGCAACAACTCACATCAGTGTGTCTATGCAGGGTTGCCTGGATTGCCGAAAACCAAGTGATGCTGAAAGATTCATCTATGTTGGTGACGGCAACAAAGTTGAAGTTGAGGCAATAGGAAAATTTAGATTGTTGTTAAAGACTGGAATATATTTGGATCTTTATGAAACATTTGTTGTGCCGTCTTTTAGGCGGAATTTGATTTCCATTTCTGCATTGGACAAATTTGGTTATTCTTGTTCGTTTGGAAATGGAATATTCAGTTTGTTTCTCGATTCAAAATTGGTTGGTTCTGGTTCTTTATCAGGTTACGATAATCTTTATTCTTTTGATGTTATTGCTTCATTTAATCAAACCCTGCAAACAAGTAAAGGCACTAAAAGAAAATTAACCAGTGAGAATTCAGCTGCGTTATGGCACAAAAGATTGGGTCATATCTCTGAAAAGAGAATAAGGAGACTTGTGTCAGACGAAATTCTCGAACCTTTAGATTACACAGATTTTAATAATTGTGTTAATTGTATAAAGGGAAAACAAACCAACAAAAGGAGATTTGAAGCCAACAGGTGTTCAGGCGTCCTAGAACTTATACAtactgatatttgtggaccattcCCTTCGGCTTCTTGAAATGGTCAACAGTATTTTATAACGTTCACAGACGATTTTTCAAGATATGGCTTCATTTATCTCATTCATGAAAAGGTACAGTCATTGGATGTGTTCAAAAGCTATaaagctgaagttgaaaatAAACTTGGCTTAAAGATTAAAAGCGTTAGATCTGACCGTGGTGGTGAATACTATGGTAGATATGACGGTTCAGGTGAACAACGTCCAGGACCTTTTGCTAGATTCCTAGAGGAATGCGGTATCGTCCCACAGTACACTATGCCGGGTTTGCCCACTATGAATGGTGTTGCTGAAAGACGAAACAGAACGCTTAAGGACATGGTGAGGAGTATGATCAGTCATTCTACCTTACCAGAATCACTCTGGGGAGAAGCACTAAAGACCGCAGCATATATCCTTAACAGGGTTCCAACTAAGGCAGCGACCAAAACCCCTTATGAACTTTGGACGGGTAAAAAGCCCAGTCTTAAGCATCTGCACGTTTGGGGATGTCCAGCTGAGGCAAGGCCTTACAAGCCTAATGAGAAGAAACTGGACTCAAGGACGgttagttgttattttattggaTACTCTGAAAGATCCAGGGGGTACAAGTTTTATGATCCCACAAGTAAGTCGATTTTTGAGTCGGGAAATGCCCGGTTCTTTGAGGATGTTGAGTTTGCGGGGGGAGATAAAGTCAGGGATATTGTCTTTGAAGAGGAATATGTAAATATTCCCACAGGTGTCTTGGACATTGATCATGATCATATTCCTCACTTTGACCAAGACACAATACAGGAAGACAATATTAGAGATCCTCCCATTCCAGATGAACAAACTCAAGCACCTCCAGAACCTATGCCATTAAGGAGATCCACTAGAGAGTGGAGAAATGCAGTGCCGGACGATTACATtgtatttcttcaagaacatgaGGCAGACATTGGATTGATGGAGGATGATCCTATTAACTTCCGTCAAGCCATGGATAGTTCTAACTCTCAACAGTGGAATGATGCCATGAATGAGGAGATAAAGTCCATGAAGGGCAATGACGTATGGGATCTTGTCCCATTGCCTAAAGGTACGAAGCCCATTGGTTGCAAATGGATATTTAAAACCAAGAGGGATTCGAAAGGCAATGTGGAAAGATATAAGGCTCGTCTTGTCGCTAAAGGCTTTAcacagaaagaaggcattgattATAAAGAGACTTTCTCTCCGGTTTTTTCGAAAGACTCTTTAAGGATTATAATGGCTTTGGTGGCGCATTTCGATCTTGAGCTtcatcagatggatgtaaagactgcgttTCTAAATGGTGACATTGATGAGACGATTTATATGGTGCAGCCAGAAAATTTTGTGTCCAAAGACACAAATAATATGGTTTGCAAATTAAAGAAATCCATCTATGGGCTCAAGCAAGCATCTCGACAATGgtatttcaaatttcatcaagtgatcatctCGTTTggttttgagatgaatttggtCGATGATTGTGTGTACCATAAGTTCAGTGGGAGTAAGCATATTTTTctggttttatatgttgatgacattctgctCGCTAGCAACGATATAGAGTTCTTGCATGAAACCAAGAGATTTCTAGCTAAGAATTTTGAGATGAAAGATCTTGGTGATGCATCTTTTGTACTGGGTATTCAGATACATCGGGATCGTTCTCGAGGTATTCTTGGATTATCTCAGAAAGGCTATATCGAGAAAGTTCTCAAGCGATATGGGATGCAAGATTGTAAACCAACGGATACCCCTGTAGCTAAGGGAGACAAATTCAGTCTCAAACAGTGCCCAAAGAATGATTTTGAGGAAAAGGAAATGCAGAAGATTCCCTATGCATCTGCAGTGGGAAGTCTGATGTATGCTCAGGTTTGTACACGTCCAGATATTGCGTACGTGACAGGAATGTTGGGACGATATTTAAGTAATCCAGGAGTGGAACATTGGAAAGCAGTCAAAAGGGTCTTACGATACCTACAGAGAACAAAAGATTACATGCTCATATATCGGAGGTTGGATCAGCTTGAGATCATTGGGTATACTGACTCCGATTTTGCTGGATGCCAAGATAGTATGAAATCTACGTCGGGCTACATCTATCTCCTTGCTGGAGGTGCCATTTCCTGGAAGAGTGCTAAACAGTCACTTATAGCCTCTTCCACCATGGCAGCTGAGTTTGTAGCGTGTTATGAGGCATCCAATCATGGAATATGGCTGCAAAATTTTGTCACGGGACTGCGCATTGTTGATGGCATTGAAAAGCCACTAAGATTACATTGTGACAATAAATCAGCAGTTATGTATTCCAATAACAACAGAAGCTCGACGAAGTCTAAACACATTGACATCAAGTTTCTGGTTGTTAAAGAAAGAATTCAGAGTGGAAAGTTGTCTATTGAGCATATCGGTACAAACTCCATGGTTGCGGATCCGCTTACTAAAGGACTACCATCCAAACAGTTTCATGAGCACATTGCTAGTATGGGTGTTATGTCAATTGAGGAAATTCAGTTTTAGTGGgagtttgttattttaaatgcttttcagTTGTAGACATTTTCAGTTACAGTtatgtaaatttattttctgcagaaataaatttcaaGTGAAGTCACACTCTGATTATGGTTTAAAGTTTGATCTCAATAAGGTTAAGGGAGGACCAGTTGGAAATAGGCATGTTACGGTCACATTGCATGAAATTTCCATGCTACACATCCACTTCATGATCCATGTCATTCAGTTGTGTTGGCATATGTGACCATTGATGGGTCTAGTTACCTTGAGTGTAGCGAAGACTGCTTTGATCCTATGTTGGTGTGATTGATGGACCGGATTGGTTATAGATACATTTCGGAATGACAACAATTTTTGAGCTCATAAGGTTATTTTCACAAACATAATTATAAAGTTGCACATATAgcccaagtgggagattgttggatcaattttatttttatgggcttatatgtgaataattatgtgtGTGGGTTGTCTGTTAAGTtaagcccaaaataaagtgatcaaATAAAGTTTCGGGTTGTTGGGCTTTAATGTATCTAATGGGCTGTGGGCCTTTAATGTGTAGAGACATAAgtgtaatttctgtttttatgatgggctaaaacagaaatatcagaagataTTATCTATAAATAAGGGTCATGGTCCCCAGATCTCGCGTTGTCACTTTCATTATTCTCTCCCCcattaagaaaatagttctGAAGAGAAACTAAAGGATTCTCTCAAGGAAAGAGCGCGTAGATCTGGAAGATCAAGACACGTTCTAAACAATTCAGGATTATGGCTTCAGGTACGCTTCCGCTTaagttttcagtcaaattcttaatgatttaaCGTGATGGATTCTGCGGTTTATGGGTTTTCCCCAACAGGCGAGGCCATAAAACAGTTCTATCCCACTgttaagggccatatgttggaattccacccattttcatGGAATTCTCACAGTGTCAAATATAAACGTAATAACTTTCGTAAAAACGTATAGACAAAACGACGGTGCTCGACCTTATTTTTAAAACAACAAAACCGAGATTTCATATGCGCAAAACCAaaatttaaaacagcccacttacagtatttTTAATCGCTAAAAACGTGGATGCTCAACTCGAAAATTGGATCGCTCCTTGCTCCTCCTTCGGACAGAACTTCGGCTTAATTTCTTGGACGGTTTTCGGGCAGAGTTTCGACTAGGGAGTGCTGCTGAATTTTTCGAATTTGTGGTGTGGAGGAATGACTAGGGTggtgttgtatttataggtggAATAGATGGGGTTAATTATGGCACAAGAATCATGCCCAATATTGACATAAATCTCACAATATTTGACCCTAATCTCCTTTCCATTGTTGCTGATTTCTACCAAATCGAGCTCCCCTCCCTCCTAATCTAATGGTTCGAATTTGAGGTGCAAAGGAAGGGAGGATTTGCTTCCCATCTTGAGGCTTATTCTAGCATGACATTACATCTTTAGGCAATATAATATTTAGGCAAAATATCTAgttgattttcgaaaataggcAATATTGTGCCTTAGTCTTCTAAGTCTAATATATTATCTCCAATCTTGCAACATATTCTCccaaatttgaaattatgcaTGATATTTATAACTTAATGACTTAATATTGTATTTCCAAAATATTCCAATGTATCTTATCCAAATATATGTAcccaaaaatatattattaaaatccTAAATTTTTCTATCAATTATTAGATGATATGGTAAAAAAAATCGGGTTtttacatccctccctccttatgggaAGTTTTGTCCTCAAAACTTGAGTTGGCTTGGCCACCGAATAGGTAGGAATATTCCTTTCCCTTACAATCTACTACCGTATTGTTTCTTGCTAATCAATCCATTCCTAAGATGATATCGAAATCGACCATGATCAACTGTATCAAGTCGGccctaaaaatataattatcgaTACTGATTTTTCAATCTCTGTAAATTTCATGAGTTTCAACGGCCCTACTGGTAGGTGTGGCTAGTTGGAAAGGTTCGGTTAGCTTATCGGGCTTACGTCCTAACTTCTTACCAAACTCTTAGATATAAAAGAATGTATGTCACCACAGTCAATTAACACATAAGCAGGCATTTGCTGAATAAATATGGTACCTGACACAACAATGCTTGCCTCATCTGCCTCCTCCTGCGTCATGGCAAACACCCTGGTATTTGGTTTGTGCTCCCGTGGTTTATTGGCATTCGTCCCTGAGCTTGACCCGTCTCCTTTACCTGGTCCAGTTGTTTTGTTGCTGGCGGCTGGACAATCTGCCATACGGTGTCCTGGTTTTCCGCATCCGAAGCAGACGCCGCTGGCTCTGCGACATTCTCCCAGGTGGCGTAAGTGGCAAGTTTGGCAAGGCTTAATGGTCTGGTATCCTGAGGCAGGCGAAGGCCCTTTAGATGGTTCGCCGGAATGGTTCggtttcttgaacgactgactgCCATGAGGAGGCTGATCATTCATAGGCCTTTTGTTCCTAAATTCTTTCTCTCTGCGCTGGATATCAGTTTCAGCTCGGATAGCTGCGCCCATCAGGTCGGAAAAATTCGCCGGTTGGTAGACTGCTAGGGCTGATTGGATCCTGCTGTTCAACCCCTTCTTGAAGCGGTGCAATTTTAGAACTTCATCCGCCATAATTGCCGGAGCATATGATCCTAAGGCGTTGAACTGGGAGGTGTATTCCACAACTGACATGTCGGGAGCTTGACTGAAATTCTCAAACTCACTTAGTTTCTGTAGTCTGACCTCGGCGGGGTAATACTGTTTCAGGAAAGCTTCCTTAAATCGTTGCCACGTGATTGGTCCTGCAGCTGTCATGGCTGGCGAGATTGCTTCCCACCACTTGCCTGCTCGATCTTCCAGGAATGGCACTATCACGTCCACTTTCAGTGCATCCGGGACTTCCAACAGTCGCAGCTGAGTCTCCACACTTTTCAGCCAACTCTGGCTAACCTCAGGGTCGGCTGCGCCAGTGAAAGTTGGGCACCTGTTCTTACGGAGGGACTCGTAATGGAACTTGACTCCGTgctgtggtggaggtggtggtggttgaTTGGCGTTGGGGTTTATTAACCCCTGAAGTGTCGTGGCCACGATCGTGGTTATGGCCATCAAGTCTGCTTGATTGAGATTGAACTGAGGTGGAGGTCCGTTGCCTTCTCCATTAgggttgttgttgttgttgttagcATAACGGGGGTTGCGGTTTTGCCTTGGAGGTCTACCGGCCATTTCCTACAATTTGAATGTTTCTAAGAATTTGTACGAGTAGGATTTATGCAATAGATTGCGTAGAAGTAAATTGAAATCAATGGAacgaataaaatattttattgatttctcaagCAGGAAAATAAATGAACATGACCAATCTAAATGAAATAAATGTACTGAATGAAATAGGACATAATAAAATATCAGGGTCATATAGAGTtcaataaatgaaaataaaaattcgaaaattttcaaaaatggaaAGTTTTGAGATAGACATATGGTTTCGAAGGGTATATCGAGAGGATTCCATAACAGTCGACGGAACCAAATTCGGAGTTTTCTACGAAAAAAAATCGAAGGACATAAGCTGGTGGGTTGACTCGTTGACTCAACCGAGTTGACTCGCCGGGTTGACTCGCAGGAGTAAGGTCGAAGAAAGGGCTTATGACGGTGACGGCGTAAGGGTCACGGAACCGGTAACGGTACAGAAAGAATCGGTCGGAAAACGACCCAATTTGACCGGAAACTCGCTCAAAATCGGTTAACTCACTTGAAATTGGGCGTTTTTGATTGGCTGATCTGAATTCCAAATTGATGGATGTGAAACATTACCCAAGAATCATAGATGGTGTAGgtaaaattaattgaaaatccGAGTATGATTGATAGGGTAATTGGACAAAATACAATTCGGCGTTAGGGTTTGAGCGAAAATTCGTAGATCCGAAATTCCCGTTGCATACGAACACGAAATCTGAAATTGGTTGAGGGCTTTTGTTCGTATTTTTAAGAAGATTCTGTAAATGGTCGCCGATTGAAGAAAGGCTACAGGAAGCGGCCGGAATCGGCGGAGAAGCGCGCGCGCGGTAAGGGCCTGTTTGGCCGAAATTCCGAAAAATTTCcggattttttttttcgaaattaGATTTTTCCCactcggattatgaacctgacggctctgataccacttaaatgtcacgccccgagaccgaggtttgacaccggcgttgtttgacaatcacacaatcgaaacaacaagcctttcgtagcacagtataaaccgaaaaccagtttataaatcataatctcAGATAAAATAACGATTGTTTTTACAATATCGAAATCCAACGAAATAGTAAATAATGCGGAAGCCTCTTACAATTCTTTAAATCAGAAAATTCGAAGTAAACATATTACTAATCTGGCAGATCACCAACCCCAAAATTGCTCGGACTCTTCATCTTCAACATGTTCTTCGTTTTTATCTGGGGAGGGTCGtaaggggggtgagtattttgggaatactcagtaaatgggggactTTGAACACAACATAAAAGTTTTATAACATTTTCGAATCATAACATAAACGTAAagcatgcttttcataatcgtaacgtaaattccataacataataacactgcgatttttcacctttaacggtttactgacgtcagtccctaagttttaatcctctaagggggcgaggccataaaacagttctatcccactgttaagggccatatgttggaattccacccattttcagggaattCTCACAGTGTCAAATATAAACGTAATAACTTTCGTAAAAACGTATAGACAAAACGACGGTGCTCGACCTTATTTTTAAAACAACAAAACCGAGATTTCATATGCGCAAAACCAaaatttaaaacagcccacttacagtatttTTAATCGCTAAAAACGTGGATGCTCAACTCGAAAATTGGATCGCTCCTTGCTCCTCCTTCGGACAGAACTTCGGCTTAATTTCTTGGACGGTTTTCGGGCAGAGTTTCGGCTAGGGAGTGCTGCTGAATTTTTCGAATTTGTGGTGTGGAGGAATGACTAGGGTggtgttgtatttataggtggAATAGATGGGGTTAATTATGGCACAAGAATCATGCCCAATATTGACATAAATCTCACAATATTTGACCCTAATCTCCTTTCCATTGTTTCTGATTTCTACCAAATCGAGCTCCCCTCCCTCCTAATCTAATGGTTCGAATTTGAGGTGCAAAGGAAGGGAGGATTTGCTTCCCATCTTGA from Primulina eburnea isolate SZY01 chromosome 6, ASM2296580v1, whole genome shotgun sequence encodes:
- the LOC140835431 gene encoding uncharacterized protein, coding for MAGRPPRQNRNPRYANNNNNNPNGEGNGPPPQFNLNQADLMAITTIVATTLQGLINPNANQPPPPPPQHGVKFHYESLRKNRCPTFTGAADPEVSQSWLKSVETQLRLLEVPDALKVDVIVPFLEDRAGKWWEAISPAMTAAGPITWQRFKEAFLKQYYPAEVRLQKLSEFENFSQAPDMSVVEYTSQFNALGSYAPAIMADEVLKLHRFKKGLNSRIQSALAVYQPANFSDLMGAAIRAETDIQRREKEFRNKRPMNDQPPHGSQSFKKPNHSGEPSKGPSPASGYQTIKPCQTCHLRHLGECRRASGVCFGCGKPGHRMADCPAASNKTTGPGKGDGSSSGTNANKPREHKPNTRVFAMTQEEADEASIVVSGTIFIQQMPAYVLIDCGDIHSFISKSLVRS